A genomic region of [Eubacterium] eligens ATCC 27750 contains the following coding sequences:
- a CDS encoding histidinol-phosphatase HisJ family protein yields the protein MLLSDSHIHTMFSSDSEENPVNVVNNAISLGFKHICFTDHNDFDAPLEDGKVMFNLDFPEYIKYFQNLKESYKNKINIHIGVEQGLMRSVADRVNSYDSAKQLDFIIGSSHLVYGEDPYYPEFWEKRSTKDTVLTYYESILDNLGCCHNFDVYGHLDYIARYIPANSYAYDWHDFDDLINTILKTIIEKGKGIEINTAGLKYGMPEPNPCLDIVKIYHNLGGEIITVGSDAHEVKFFAYRFDVVSDMLKNAGFNYYTIFNERKPEFIRL from the coding sequence ATGCTGTTATCAGATTCACATATACATACTATGTTCTCTTCTGATTCAGAGGAGAACCCTGTAAATGTTGTTAACAATGCTATTTCACTGGGATTTAAACACATCTGTTTTACCGACCATAATGACTTTGATGCTCCTTTAGAAGATGGAAAAGTCATGTTTAACCTTGATTTTCCGGAATACATTAAGTATTTCCAGAATCTGAAAGAATCATACAAAAATAAAATCAATATTCACATAGGTGTTGAACAGGGACTTATGAGAAGTGTCGCAGACAGAGTCAATTCATACGATTCTGCAAAACAGCTTGATTTTATAATAGGCTCGTCACATCTTGTATATGGAGAAGATCCCTACTACCCTGAATTCTGGGAGAAACGTTCTACAAAGGATACTGTTTTAACTTATTACGAAAGTATTCTTGATAATCTTGGCTGTTGTCACAACTTTGATGTGTATGGTCATCTTGATTATATTGCAAGATATATTCCTGCCAATTCTTACGCATATGACTGGCATGATTTTGATGATTTAATTAATACCATCCTCAAAACAATCATTGAGAAAGGCAAAGGTATTGAAATCAACACTGCCGGTCTTAAATACGGAATGCCTGAACCTAATCCATGCCTTGATATTGTTAAAATCTATCACAACCTCGGAGGAGAGATAATCACTGTAGGTTCTGATGCACACGAAGTTAAGTTTTTTGCTTACAGATTTGATGTCGTGTCAGATATGCTTAAAAACGCGGGGTTTAATTATTACACCATATTTAATGAAAGAAAGCCTGAGTTCATCAGATTATGA
- a CDS encoding alpha-amylase family glycosyl hydrolase: MWYEEAVFYQVFPLGFCDGLRDNDGVMNRCISEFADWIPHLQKLGTDAVYFSPIFESDYHGYDTRDYRVIDKRIGTNKNFAELVSKLHEAGIKVVIDGVFNHVGRGFFAFKDVCEKKWDSAYKDWFNISFDGNSPYNDGFWYEGWEGYYNLVKLNLNNQDVVNYLIESVRGWVNEFDIDGIRLDVAYCLNRDFMKRLRYETDQMKQEFFLVGEMLHGDYNTIVGDECLHSATNYECYKGLYSSFNSMNMFEIAHSIERQFGKEPWCLYTGKHLLTFVDNHDVSRIASTLTNKAHLPLIYALMFGMPGIPCIYYGSEWGCEAVKGSGNDNILRPAFDKPEYNELTDTISSLGQMYHNSRALSYGDYTKKVLTNRQYVFKREADGEKVLVAINADENEYTAYFDTECADALNLITGKKEELSGKIVLPSYSFRFYRCM; encoded by the coding sequence ATGTGGTACGAAGAAGCGGTGTTTTATCAGGTATTTCCACTTGGATTTTGTGATGGATTAAGAGACAACGACGGGGTGATGAACAGATGCATATCAGAATTTGCAGACTGGATACCGCATTTGCAGAAGTTAGGAACTGATGCGGTGTATTTTTCTCCAATTTTTGAGAGCGATTATCATGGCTATGATACAAGGGATTACCGTGTGATAGATAAAAGAATAGGAACTAATAAGAATTTTGCAGAGCTTGTGTCAAAGCTGCATGAGGCAGGAATAAAGGTAGTCATTGACGGTGTGTTTAATCATGTCGGAAGGGGCTTCTTTGCATTTAAGGATGTATGTGAGAAAAAATGGGATTCTGCCTATAAGGACTGGTTTAACATCAGCTTTGATGGCAATTCACCATATAATGACGGCTTCTGGTATGAGGGATGGGAAGGATATTACAATCTTGTGAAGCTCAATCTGAACAATCAGGATGTGGTTAATTACCTTATTGAGTCGGTGCGTGGCTGGGTTAATGAATTTGATATTGATGGAATAAGACTTGATGTTGCGTACTGCCTTAACAGGGATTTTATGAAGCGTTTAAGATACGAGACAGACCAGATGAAGCAGGAGTTTTTCCTTGTAGGAGAAATGCTTCACGGTGATTACAACACAATTGTGGGTGATGAGTGCCTGCACAGTGCAACTAATTATGAGTGCTATAAGGGACTGTACTCAAGCTTTAATTCAATGAATATGTTCGAGATTGCACACAGCATAGAAAGGCAGTTTGGAAAAGAACCATGGTGTCTGTATACAGGAAAACATCTGCTTACATTTGTTGATAACCATGATGTTTCAAGGATTGCCAGCACACTTACTAACAAAGCACATCTGCCGCTTATATATGCCCTTATGTTCGGTATGCCGGGAATTCCATGTATATATTATGGAAGTGAATGGGGTTGCGAGGCAGTTAAGGGCAGCGGCAATGACAATATTCTGCGTCCGGCGTTTGATAAGCCGGAATACAACGAGCTGACTGATACAATAAGTTCATTAGGACAAATGTATCATAACAGCAGGGCATTAAGCTATGGTGATTACACAAAGAAAGTGCTTACAAACAGACAATATGTATTCAAAAGGGAAGCAGATGGAGAAAAAGTGCTTGTAGCAATTAATGCTGATGAGAATGAGTACACAGCGTACTTTGATACAGAATGTGCAGATGCACTTAATCTTATAACAGGTAAGAAAGAAGAATTATCTGGAAAAATAGTTCTTCCATCTTACAGCTTCAGATTTTACAGATGTATGTAG
- a CDS encoding cysteine desulfurase family protein, translating into MIYMDNAATTAIRKEVAEAMLPYLLGDYGNPSGVYRLSEKAKNVVEESRGIIADIINADRNEIFFTSGGTEGDNWAVKAESLKRKQGHIIVSSIEHHAVTESALWLKNYGIDVTFAPVDEQGIVKLEQLEKMIRNDTFLVSVMLANNEIGTIQPIENVCEIAHEYGAKVHSDAVAAFGHIDVDVKKLGVDFLNVSGHKICGPKGVGFLYVRGGKPERFMHGGGQENGLRAGTENVAGIAGLATAARIAYETLSDRARQEKRISDYMIKRILREIPYSRLNGSRECRVTGNMNFSFQYVNGGMLVVMLNKQGICVSAGSACTSNSGKPSHVLLALGLDEKIAEGSLRLTINHTITHREADYVVECIKKDVARLRELA; encoded by the coding sequence ATGATATATATGGACAATGCGGCGACAACTGCTATCAGAAAAGAAGTGGCTGAAGCAATGCTTCCATATCTTTTGGGAGATTATGGAAACCCGTCAGGTGTGTATAGGTTGTCTGAAAAAGCTAAAAATGTTGTAGAGGAATCAAGAGGTATTATTGCAGATATAATAAATGCTGACAGAAATGAAATATTTTTCACCTCTGGTGGAACGGAAGGGGATAACTGGGCAGTTAAAGCAGAGAGTCTGAAAAGAAAACAGGGACATATAATAGTAAGTTCAATAGAACACCATGCGGTGACGGAATCGGCACTGTGGCTTAAGAATTATGGAATAGATGTCACATTTGCACCAGTTGATGAGCAGGGAATTGTTAAGCTGGAACAGTTAGAAAAAATGATTAGAAATGATACATTTTTAGTGTCAGTTATGCTTGCTAATAATGAAATTGGAACTATCCAGCCGATAGAAAATGTATGTGAAATTGCGCATGAGTATGGTGCAAAGGTTCATTCTGATGCAGTGGCGGCATTTGGACATATTGATGTTGATGTGAAAAAGCTGGGTGTGGATTTCTTAAATGTAAGCGGACATAAGATATGCGGACCAAAGGGCGTAGGATTTCTGTATGTCAGGGGCGGAAAGCCAGAACGGTTCATGCATGGAGGCGGACAGGAGAACGGACTTAGGGCAGGCACTGAAAATGTAGCTGGGATTGCAGGACTTGCAACAGCAGCAAGAATTGCTTATGAAACTCTTTCTGACAGGGCAAGGCAGGAAAAGAGAATTAGTGACTATATGATTAAGAGAATACTAAGAGAAATTCCTTATTCAAGGCTTAATGGAAGCAGGGAATGCCGCGTTACAGGTAATATGAATTTCAGCTTTCAGTATGTTAATGGCGGAATGCTTGTTGTAATGCTTAATAAGCAGGGGATATGCGTGTCTGCAGGTTCAGCATGTACATCTAATTCAGGAAAGCCATCACATGTCCTTCTTGCACTTGGACTTGATGAAAAAATAGCAGAAGGTTCACTAAGACTGACAATTAACCATACAATTACACACAGGGAAGCTGATTATGTGGTTGAGTGTATTAAGAAAGATGTTGCCAGACTGCGGGAATTGGCTTAA
- a CDS encoding oligosaccharide flippase family protein encodes MNNKLSLKGGIFKSAIILTFAGILSKLLGFYFRILLTNYTGAAGVGLFQMCMPLIALAFAVCCSGFSVAVSKYSASSPSLKWLFCVLKITISLSIAVMLLFLIFSDFIANHIFMESRCEGIIRITAISLPFMCIHNCLSNYYYSQKESFLPASSQLVEQLVRIGTIILYVRIKNVSTISIADAVTGNIFGEFAAATYCAIPLFFRSIHNKSMMQKLSCSLREYRYIVKYAFPINANQTVLHLLEGAEAILIPAILCMHGLTKDNAISQFGILTGMALPLVLFPCTAANSFALMLLPKVSDESSNVLSDHLAVTVKRTVSMCLSLGIISIFLFINYGARLGAMMFHEDSVYIYTCILSWLCPFLYLKISLTSVTNGMGHTALTFIINITGIIIRLACVFLLIPKLGITGYLYGVLISNICMSLLYIFNIYKKLNIQPDPFGSIIVPLCIAVISIFSSRIICRIVFGLIIKEAEEYTLLLTGAAICCIVYIILFIHEQSEQRPL; translated from the coding sequence ATGAATAATAAATTATCCTTAAAAGGTGGCATATTCAAATCCGCCATAATCCTTACATTTGCCGGCATTCTATCAAAATTGCTCGGGTTTTATTTTCGAATACTTCTCACTAATTATACAGGTGCTGCAGGAGTCGGACTTTTCCAGATGTGCATGCCTCTTATTGCGCTTGCATTTGCAGTATGCTGCAGTGGATTTTCTGTAGCTGTTTCAAAATATTCAGCATCATCTCCATCTCTAAAATGGCTTTTCTGCGTATTAAAGATTACTATTTCTCTTTCAATTGCCGTTATGCTTTTATTTCTTATATTCAGCGATTTCATTGCAAACCATATATTTATGGAAAGCCGCTGTGAGGGAATAATCCGTATAACTGCAATCTCTCTGCCATTCATGTGCATACATAACTGCTTGTCTAATTACTATTACAGTCAGAAGGAATCTTTTCTGCCAGCCTCCTCACAGCTTGTCGAACAGCTTGTGCGTATTGGCACTATTATACTTTATGTGCGCATAAAAAATGTATCAACAATATCCATTGCTGACGCTGTTACCGGTAATATATTCGGTGAATTTGCAGCTGCCACATACTGTGCTATTCCGCTGTTTTTCCGTTCCATTCATAATAAAAGCATGATGCAGAAGCTCTCCTGTTCACTCCGTGAATACAGATATATTGTTAAATATGCATTTCCAATTAACGCCAATCAGACTGTTCTGCATCTGCTTGAGGGTGCGGAAGCAATTCTTATTCCTGCAATCCTGTGCATGCATGGACTGACCAAAGATAACGCGATAAGCCAGTTTGGTATACTTACAGGAATGGCTCTTCCTCTGGTGCTTTTCCCATGTACGGCAGCTAATTCATTTGCACTTATGCTTCTTCCAAAGGTATCTGATGAAAGTTCGAATGTCCTGTCTGACCATCTTGCTGTGACAGTAAAAAGAACAGTTTCCATGTGTTTAAGTCTCGGCATTATAAGCATATTTTTATTCATTAACTATGGTGCGCGCCTCGGTGCAATGATGTTCCACGAAGACTCTGTATACATATACACCTGCATTCTTTCATGGCTGTGTCCTTTCCTCTACTTAAAAATCAGCCTTACAAGCGTGACTAATGGCATGGGACATACCGCCCTTACATTCATAATTAATATAACCGGAATTATCATCCGGCTTGCCTGTGTATTTCTGCTTATTCCAAAGCTTGGCATAACCGGTTATCTGTATGGTGTTCTTATTAGCAACATATGCATGAGTCTGCTTTACATTTTTAATATATACAAGAAGCTGAACATCCAGCCAGACCCGTTTGGCAGTATAATTGTGCCATTATGTATTGCGGTCATATCTATATTTTCATCAAGAATTATATGCCGCATTGTATTTGGTCTTATAATAAAAGAAGCAGAAGAATACACTCTCCTGCTTACCGGTGCCGCCATATGCTGCATTGTATATATTATTCTCTTTATTCATGAACAATCGGAACAGCGTCCTTTATAG
- the metA gene encoding homoserine O-acetyltransferase MetA codes for MPIKIQSDLPAKAELEEENIFVMDENRAISQNIRPLEIIVLNLMPIKQDTELQLLRGLSNTPLQIDVTFLQMSSHVSKNTSASHIKKFYQTFEEIKNNNYDGMIITGAPVEKLDFEEVNYWDELITVMEWSNKHVTSTIHICWGAQAGLYYHYGIKKELLPKKLSGVYKHRVMNRKEPLVRGFDDVFMAPHSRYTQASRQQILDNPRLKVLADSDEAGIYIVLGDGGKEIFVMGHPEYDRLTLDQEYKRDIDKGIEPDLPVNYYPDDDCNRKPLLSWRSHANNLYTNWLNYYVYQITPYDLNESYDNYCI; via the coding sequence ATGCCAATTAAGATTCAGAGTGATTTACCAGCTAAAGCAGAATTGGAAGAAGAAAATATATTCGTCATGGACGAAAACAGAGCTATTTCACAGAATATAAGACCTTTGGAGATAATAGTTCTTAATCTTATGCCTATAAAGCAGGATACAGAATTACAGCTTTTAAGAGGTTTATCTAATACACCTTTACAGATAGATGTTACATTTTTACAGATGTCATCACATGTTTCAAAGAATACCTCAGCTTCACATATTAAAAAGTTTTATCAGACTTTTGAAGAAATTAAGAATAATAATTATGATGGAATGATTATTACGGGAGCACCTGTCGAGAAGCTTGACTTTGAAGAGGTTAATTACTGGGATGAACTTATAACAGTAATGGAGTGGTCTAATAAGCATGTTACATCAACAATTCATATATGCTGGGGTGCGCAGGCAGGATTGTATTACCATTATGGTATTAAGAAGGAATTACTTCCGAAGAAGCTGTCAGGTGTGTACAAGCACAGGGTTATGAATAGAAAAGAGCCTTTAGTAAGAGGCTTTGATGATGTATTCATGGCACCACATTCAAGATATACACAGGCAAGCAGACAGCAGATTCTTGACAATCCAAGACTTAAAGTACTTGCAGATTCAGATGAGGCAGGAATATATATTGTTCTTGGTGATGGCGGGAAAGAGATTTTTGTTATGGGACACCCTGAATATGACAGATTAACTCTTGATCAGGAATATAAGCGTGATATTGACAAAGGAATTGAGCCTGACCTTCCGGTAAATTATTATCCTGATGACGACTGCAACAGAAAACCATTGCTCTCATGGAGAAGCCACGCCAACAATCTCTATACTAACTGGTTGAATTATTATGTATACCAGATAACTCCTTATGACCTTAATGAAAGTTATGATAATTACTGTATTTAA
- the ligA gene encoding NAD-dependent DNA ligase LigA, with the protein MDLLQEYSELKKTIDYHMDRYYNQDEPEISDYEYDKLMIRLKEIEKEHPEWVTSDSPSQKIGGTVKREAGVKVTHNVPMLSIEDVFSEDAVCAWVDKVHAMHPDCTFSVETKIDGLSMSLRYVKEADGKLHLHLAETRGDGLIGEDVTANARVVGDVLQVIDLPYDSLELRGEVYMSHEDFEKYNEEQERLEKKTAANPRNLAAGTLRQLDTSITKKRGLKIFIFNVQDGPDEIMESHGRGMDILKAAGVPVVYHKICKTKEEVVRAIDEIGRMREELPYDIDGAVVKIDHIAFRQEFPAGSKYSSGHIAYKYPPEEKVIVMDDILVDVGRTGKLTFTGIFHDPETGKPARLCGTSVSRATLHNQDYITQMNVGIGGEYKLFKSGEIIPKLNGCVKAPEHVFEAPKVCPVCGEPLIREEDTADIRCVNPSCAAQLSRTVAYFTSLDCMNIMGLGETLVDALIKDGYIHNYADIYALKEHRDELIEKGIIGKEKNTDKLLAAIEKSKENTPDRLLTALGIRNVGKNTAKQIMNYYDNLMELADAGEEELQNIPDIGATTAKCIHDFFHDEANIELLERLKQSGLNMQMPEKKEMSDKLEGKTIVVTGSFDNYSRKDMEELIVSNGGKATGSVSKKTDYLVAGEAAGSKLDKANSLGVKVLTIDEFMEMIK; encoded by the coding sequence ATGGATTTATTACAGGAATATTCAGAACTTAAGAAGACGATAGATTATCATATGGACAGATATTACAATCAGGACGAGCCGGAGATAAGCGATTATGAGTATGATAAGCTTATGATAAGGCTTAAAGAGATTGAGAAAGAACATCCGGAATGGGTGACATCTGATTCACCTTCACAGAAGATTGGTGGAACTGTCAAAAGAGAAGCCGGAGTTAAGGTCACACATAATGTACCTATGCTGTCTATTGAAGATGTGTTTTCAGAAGATGCGGTGTGTGCATGGGTTGATAAGGTTCATGCCATGCATCCTGACTGCACATTTTCAGTAGAGACTAAGATTGACGGTTTAAGCATGAGTTTAAGATATGTAAAAGAAGCAGATGGGAAGCTGCATTTGCATTTGGCAGAGACAAGAGGAGATGGTCTTATTGGTGAGGATGTGACAGCTAATGCAAGGGTAGTGGGGGATGTGTTACAAGTTATTGACCTTCCTTATGATTCACTAGAACTTCGTGGCGAAGTGTATATGAGCCATGAAGATTTTGAAAAATATAATGAAGAACAGGAAAGACTTGAGAAAAAAACAGCTGCTAATCCCAGAAATCTTGCGGCCGGAACATTAAGACAGCTTGATACTTCAATTACGAAGAAGCGAGGTCTTAAGATATTTATCTTTAATGTACAGGACGGACCTGATGAGATTATGGAAAGCCACGGCAGGGGAATGGATATATTAAAGGCAGCAGGTGTACCGGTTGTATATCATAAGATATGTAAGACTAAGGAAGAGGTTGTCAGAGCAATTGATGAGATAGGAAGAATGAGAGAAGAACTTCCATATGACATTGACGGTGCTGTTGTAAAGATTGACCATATTGCCTTCAGACAGGAGTTTCCAGCAGGAAGCAAGTATTCAAGCGGTCATATTGCATACAAATATCCGCCGGAAGAAAAGGTTATTGTTATGGATGATATTCTTGTGGATGTGGGAAGAACAGGAAAACTTACATTTACAGGAATATTCCATGATCCAGAAACCGGAAAGCCTGCCAGACTGTGTGGTACAAGTGTATCAAGAGCAACTCTTCATAATCAGGATTATATTACACAGATGAATGTAGGAATTGGAGGAGAATATAAGCTGTTTAAGAGTGGTGAGATTATTCCTAAACTTAATGGCTGCGTAAAGGCACCTGAGCATGTGTTTGAAGCACCAAAGGTATGTCCTGTATGTGGAGAGCCTCTTATAAGAGAAGAGGATACAGCAGATATAAGATGCGTCAATCCTTCATGTGCAGCACAGTTGTCAAGAACAGTAGCATATTTTACATCTCTTGACTGCATGAATATCATGGGGCTTGGTGAAACTCTAGTGGATGCTCTCATAAAAGATGGTTATATACACAATTATGCTGATATATATGCATTGAAAGAACACCGTGATGAACTTATTGAGAAGGGAATCATAGGAAAAGAGAAGAATACTGATAAGCTGCTTGCAGCTATTGAGAAATCTAAAGAGAACACACCAGACAGACTGCTTACTGCACTTGGAATAAGAAATGTCGGCAAGAATACAGCCAAGCAGATTATGAATTATTATGATAATCTTATGGAACTTGCTGATGCAGGTGAGGAAGAACTGCAGAATATTCCGGATATAGGCGCAACTACAGCTAAATGTATACATGACTTTTTCCATGATGAGGCTAATATTGAATTGCTGGAAAGGCTAAAACAGTCAGGTCTTAATATGCAGATGCCAGAGAAGAAAGAAATGTCAGATAAGCTTGAAGGAAAGACGATTGTTGTAACAGGAAGCTTTGATAATTACAGCCGTAAGGATATGGAAGAACTGATTGTTTCTAATGGAGGCAAAGCAACAGGAAGTGTCAGCAAAAAAACTGATTATCTAGTTGCAGGTGAGGCAGCAGGCTCTAAGCTTGATAAGGCTAATTCACTGGGGGTTAAGGTGCTTACGATTGATGAATTTATGGAAATGATAAAGTAA
- a CDS encoding pseudouridine synthase yields the protein MSERINKYLSAHGICSRREADRMIQEGRITIDGRIAAMGEMVDDNTIICVDGRKVDNSTPPQVVIAFNKPVGIVCTTTDKQGKNNIVDFIGYKERIYPVGRLDKESDGLILLTNDGDMMDRLLRSVNGHEKEYIVSVNKPINKDFIKRMSGGIYLKELDRTTRKCVVEKISDRTFRIILTQGLNRQIRRMCAECGYSVTKLTRIRIMNVELGDLKTGEYRELDGKELNTLYEKIYK from the coding sequence ATGTCAGAGCGTATTAATAAATATCTCAGTGCCCATGGAATCTGTTCAAGACGTGAAGCTGACAGAATGATACAGGAAGGACGTATCACAATTGATGGCAGGATTGCAGCTATGGGTGAGATGGTAGACGACAATACAATTATATGTGTTGATGGCAGGAAAGTTGACAACAGCACACCACCACAGGTAGTCATAGCTTTTAATAAGCCTGTAGGAATTGTATGTACAACAACTGATAAACAGGGAAAGAATAACATAGTGGATTTTATCGGATATAAGGAACGCATATACCCTGTGGGCAGATTAGATAAAGAGTCTGATGGTCTTATTCTGCTTACTAATGATGGTGATATGATGGACAGGCTGCTTCGTTCCGTTAATGGTCATGAGAAGGAATATATCGTTTCAGTTAATAAACCAATAAACAAAGACTTTATAAAGAGAATGTCAGGGGGGATATATCTTAAGGAACTCGACAGAACTACAAGAAAATGTGTTGTGGAAAAGATATCAGACAGGACATTCAGAATTATTCTTACACAGGGGCTTAACAGACAGATAAGAAGAATGTGTGCGGAATGTGGATATAGTGTAACTAAACTGACAAGAATAAGGATTATGAATGTGGAATTAGGGGATTTAAAGACTGGTGAGTACAGGGAACTGGACGGTAAAGAGCTTAATACACTTTATGAGAAGATATATAAGTAA
- a CDS encoding DUF5688 family protein produces MEYKDFVEYIKENAAYIAGEGGKITINHVIKNNGREMDGLVIMEKDRDIAPTIYLDSFYEMYIQGENIKKIIRQIETIYRENRDNITFDVNILKNFDTIKDKIVYKIVNYKSNEKLLEQVPHKRILDLAVVFYCLLDNCGGKSATALIYNNNLKNWNVTIDDVYKAALKNTPDLLHSRISSMSALFDKCGVSVDGKEVDLKDYVPSDMYVLTNETKINGAACILYDNVLYDFAQKLGKDLYILPSSIHEVILLPKLPIFEKNELVNMVREVNTEGVAADEILSDNVYEYNRNERLITM; encoded by the coding sequence ATGGAGTATAAGGATTTTGTAGAGTATATTAAGGAGAATGCGGCGTATATCGCAGGAGAAGGTGGAAAGATTACTATTAATCATGTGATTAAGAATAATGGCAGGGAGATGGACGGACTTGTTATTATGGAAAAGGACAGGGATATAGCGCCAACTATTTATCTTGATAGTTTTTATGAAATGTATATTCAGGGAGAGAATATTAAAAAAATTATTAGACAGATTGAGACTATATACAGAGAAAACAGGGATAACATAACATTTGATGTTAATATTCTTAAGAATTTTGACACAATAAAGGATAAGATAGTTTATAAGATTGTTAATTATAAAAGTAATGAGAAACTTCTTGAACAGGTACCACACAAGCGAATACTTGATCTGGCGGTTGTATTTTACTGCCTGCTGGATAATTGTGGTGGAAAGAGTGCAACAGCACTAATATATAATAATAATCTTAAAAACTGGAATGTAACGATTGATGATGTGTATAAAGCAGCATTAAAGAATACCCCGGATTTGCTACATTCCAGAATAAGTTCAATGTCAGCTCTTTTTGACAAATGTGGTGTCAGTGTAGATGGTAAGGAAGTTGATTTAAAGGATTATGTGCCATCGGATATGTATGTGCTTACTAATGAAACAAAGATAAATGGTGCTGCCTGTATTCTTTATGATAATGTTTTATATGATTTTGCACAAAAGCTTGGTAAAGATTTGTATATTCTTCCATCATCTATTCATGAAGTCATTCTTCTTCCAAAGCTGCCTATATTTGAAAAAAATGAACTTGTTAATATGGTAAGAGAAGTTAATACAGAAGGCGTGGCAGCAGATGAAATACTTTCTGATAATGTGTATGAATATAACAGAAATGAAAGACTGATAACTATGTAA
- a CDS encoding aminoacyl-histidine dipeptidase yields the protein MSNNILADLQPQAVFKYFEQICAIPHGSGNVKQISDYLCEFARKRNLWFNQDESYNVIIKKPASNCESKAAPVILQGHIDMVAVKTNDKVKDMEKEGLDLYIDDGYVKADRTTLGADDGIAVAYALAILDSKDVCHPPIEAVFTVDEEIGMLGAEAINTDCLEGKIMLNIDSEEEGIFLSGCAGGATLEASYPLKKSDITGTQMSIKINGLTSGHSGTDIICQRANANILMGRLLFAVKECVNIVSISGGEKDNSIAPFANAVIMTQEADKVAELLNNTANVLKDEYSVTDPQLTIKVNCECEGSALACDDVTTQMLINVLNFIPDGVVKMSNDIKGLVQTSLNLGVTELAEKTFAATYLIRSSSQSEKEYLTDKVGKMTEYLGGTYELKGVYPAWEFKKNSAIRDMLCESYKRLFDKEASVETMHAGVECGIMAAKIDGLDCVSFGPDIIDIHTVKEKLDIASTQRIWELILNVLKQLS from the coding sequence ATGAGTAACAACATTTTAGCAGATTTACAGCCACAGGCTGTCTTTAAATATTTTGAACAGATATGTGCAATTCCACATGGTTCAGGCAATGTAAAGCAGATAAGTGATTATCTGTGTGAATTTGCACGCAAGAGAAATCTGTGGTTTAATCAGGACGAAAGTTACAATGTGATAATAAAAAAGCCGGCAAGTAACTGTGAGAGCAAGGCTGCACCTGTTATTTTGCAGGGACATATTGATATGGTTGCCGTCAAAACGAATGATAAGGTTAAAGATATGGAAAAAGAAGGTCTTGACCTGTATATAGATGATGGATATGTCAAGGCTGACAGGACAACATTAGGTGCTGATGATGGAATTGCAGTTGCTTATGCACTTGCCATATTAGACAGCAAGGATGTGTGTCATCCGCCGATTGAGGCTGTGTTTACAGTAGACGAGGAAATTGGAATGCTTGGTGCTGAGGCAATTAATACTGATTGTCTTGAAGGTAAAATTATGCTTAATATAGATTCTGAGGAGGAGGGGATATTCCTTTCAGGATGTGCTGGGGGAGCAACTTTAGAGGCTTCTTATCCATTGAAAAAATCGGATATTACAGGAACACAGATGTCTATTAAAATTAATGGCCTTACAAGTGGACATTCTGGAACAGATATAATATGCCAGAGAGCTAATGCAAATATTCTGATGGGACGTCTTCTTTTTGCTGTTAAAGAATGTGTGAATATTGTAAGCATATCGGGTGGTGAAAAAGATAATTCTATAGCTCCATTTGCAAATGCGGTTATAATGACACAGGAAGCAGATAAGGTTGCAGAGCTTCTTAATAATACTGCAAATGTTTTGAAAGATGAGTATTCGGTTACTGACCCACAGCTTACCATCAAGGTGAATTGTGAATGTGAAGGCAGTGCTTTGGCATGTGATGATGTGACAACACAGATGCTTATAAATGTGCTTAATTTTATACCTGATGGCGTTGTTAAGATGAGTAATGATATTAAGGGTCTGGTGCAGACTTCACTTAATCTGGGAGTTACAGAGCTGGCTGAGAAAACATTTGCAGCAACCTACTTAATAAGGAGCAGTTCGCAGAGTGAAAAAGAATATCTTACTGATAAGGTTGGAAAAATGACTGAATATCTTGGTGGAACTTATGAACTTAAAGGTGTTTATCCGGCATGGGAATTTAAGAAGAATTCAGCAATCAGGGATATGTTGTGTGAATCTTATAAGAGGCTTTTTGATAAAGAGGCATCTGTGGAAACAATGCATGCAGGTGTTGAATGCGGTATCATGGCTGCCAAGATTGATGGTCTGGACTGTGTATCTTTTGGTCCTGATATAATTGATATTCATACTGTAAAAGAAAAACTGGATATTGCTTCGACACAAAGAATATGGGAGCTTATTCTGAATGTATTAAAGCAGCTTTCATAG